A part of Raphanus sativus cultivar WK10039 unplaced genomic scaffold, ASM80110v3 Scaffold3544, whole genome shotgun sequence genomic DNA contains:
- the LOC108858161 gene encoding CLAVATA3/ESR (CLE)-related protein 20 produces the protein MNRGRLLCLIGFLFLLVILSKASRIHVERRRFSPEPLPSQERGFLPSQRTQPVAGAGEFLPEKRKVKTGSNPLHNKR, from the coding sequence ATGAATCGGGGTCGTCTTCTTTGCCTCATTGGTTTTCTCTTCTTACTCGTTATTTTATCTAAAGCTTCAAGGATTCACGTTGAAAGACGACGGTTCTCCCCCGAACCATTACCTAGCCAAGAAAGAGGGTTTCTCCCTTCTCAACGCACTCAGCCGGTCGCCGGCGCGGGTGAATTCTTACCGGAGAAACGGAAGGTTAAGACGGGATCAAATCCCTTGCACAACAAGCGATGA